CCCGACGTGATGTGGTCGTAGCCCGGCGCGATGTCGGTCGTCAGCGGCCCGAGCGTGTAGAACGGCGCTTCCTTGCACCAGTCGAGCTGGAGATCCATGTTCTCCTTGATCAACTGCATCGGCACGTGGCCGGGGCCTTCGATCATCACCTGCACGTCGTGCTTCCACGCGATCTGCGTGAGCTCGCCGAGCGTCTTCAGCTCGCCGAGCTGCGCTTCGTCGTTCGCGTCGTAGATCGAGCCGGGACGCAGGCCGTCGCCGAGCGAGAAGCTCACGTCGTACGCCTTCATGATCTCGCAGATGTCTTCGAAGTGCTCGTACAGGAAGCTTTCCTTGTGATGCGCGAGGCACCACTTCGCCATGATCGAGCCGCCGCGCGACACGATGCCGGTCATCCGGTTCGCGGTGAGCGGCACGTACTGCAGGCGCACGCCCGCGTGGATCGTGAAGTAGTCGACGCCTTGCTCGGCCTGCTCGATCAGCGTGTCGCGGAAGATTTCCCAGGTCAGGTCCTCGGCCTTGCCGTTGACCTTTTCCAGCGCCTGGTAGATCGGCACCGTGCCGATCGGCACCGGGCTGTTGCGGATGATCCACTCGCGCGTTTCATGGATGTGCTTGCCGGTCGACAGGTCCATCACCGTGTCGCCGCCCCAGCGGATCGCCCACGTCATCTTGTCGACTTCCTCGCCGATCGACGACGTGACGGCCGAGTTGCCGATGTTCGCGTTGATCTTCACGAGGAAGTTGCGGCCGATGATCATCGGCTCGGATTCCGGGTGGTTGATGTTCGCGGGGATGATCGCGCGGCCGCGCGCGATTTCGTCGCGCACGAATTCCGGCGTGATTTCCGTCGGTGCGCTCGCGCCGAACGCCGCTGCGCCGAATGCCTGGCCCGGGTGCTGGCGGCCCATCATCGCGGCAAGCTTCGCGCCGTTCGGGCCGCTCGACTTCAGGCTCTCGAGGTACTCGGCGCGGCGCTGGTTCTCGCGGATCGCGATGTATTCCATTTCCGGCGTGATGATGCCCTGGCGCGCGTAGTGCATCTGCGTGACGTTCTTGCCGGCCTGCGCGCGGCGCGGGTTGCGGTGCAGGCCCGGGAAGCGCAGCTCGGCCGTGGCGGGATCGGCCGCGCGTTCGAGGCCGTACTGGCTCGACAGGCCCGGCAGCCCCTCGGTGTCGCCACGTGCTTCGATCCAGCGCTGGCGCAGCGCGGGCAGGCCCGCGCGGATGTCGATCTTCGCTTCCGGATCGGTGTAGGGGCCCGACGTGTCGTACACGTAGATCGGCGGATTCTTTTCGCCGCCGAAGCCGGTCGGCGTGTCGGCCTGCGTGATTTCGCGCATCGGCACGCGGATGTCGGGCTGCGAGCCGGTTACATAAACCTTTCGCGAATTGGGCAGCGGCGCGACAGCGGCGGCGTCGACGTGAGCGTCGGCGGACAGAAACTTCGGGTTGGCGTTCATGCAATCTCCTGTGTCGGCCCGAGTTGGCGCTTGAGTGCTTACTCGGGTCCCATGCAAAGCAAAGTGGGGTGCTAGCTAAGCAGGAGACGAGATTCGTGAGGCGGCGGGTTTCGTCAGAGGGATGGCGGCGAAATCCGTACGCTTCCCTGCGCTGGCATTATCCAGATCAGGTTCAAAGGGTATTTCTCACCCGCAATGCCGGTTGATTGACCGAACGCATTGCAGGACCCCCGCGTTAGCAAGGGCACACGATACACCGGCTTCGCGGCGGTTTCAACCGGGGACAGAGGGGCCGCCCGGTGCGACCGCAGCATGGCGCGCGGCGTGGCGGCCCGCCGGCAGGGCCGCGCGCGCCGCCGACGCACGGCCCGGCGGCCCGGCCGGCAGCGGCGGCGCGGTGCAGCAATGCGCGTCTTCGCGCGACCTAAAATTAATTTTGCCGCGGCTGTCATTTCCCGCGACGTGCTCCGTCTATTCGGCTCCTCACACCCATGTATTGATTGGAGAGATGTCATGAAAAAAGTACTGATCGCAGCCTGTGTCGCCGGTTTCGCCATGGTTGCAACGGGCGCATATGCGCAGAACGACGCGATGTCGAAGGAAGGTTCGTCGATGTCGAAGGACGCGATGGGCCACGACGCGATGGCCAAGGAAGGCGCGATGAAGAAGGACGGCATGAAGAAGCACGCGATGAAGAAAGATGCGATGAAGAAGGACGGGATGTCGCACGACTCGATGGGCAAGCCGTCGGACGACAAGATGGCCCCGTCGAACTGACGGGGCGGGCGGGGCGCGGCCGACGCGTGCGTCGCGCGGCCGGTCGCTCGCCTGCATCGTGCTCCGTCGCCTCATTCCGGGAGTTTTCATCATGCAAACCGTTCCCGCCACCGGTCGCGCGGCTGCCACGCCGCCCGCGCGTCCGATCCATCCGCTGTGGGTGCGCGCGAGCCACTGGCTCAATGCGCTCGCGGCGGTCCTGATGGCGCTGTCCGGCTGGCGCATCTACGATGCGTCGCCGATCTATCCGCCGTTCGTGTTTCCGCACGGCATCACGATCGGCGGCTGGCTCGGCGGCGCGTTGCAATGGCATTTCGCGGCGATGTGGCTGCTCGTCGGCAACGGGCTGTTCTACCTGACGATGTCGATCGCGACGGGGCGCTTCGCACGCAAGATGCTGCCGGTCACGCCGGCGTCCGTGTGGCGCGACGTGCGCGCCACGCTGGGCGGGCGGCTGTCGCACGCCGACCTGAGCGTCTACAACGCGGTGCAGCGTGCCGCGTACCTGGTCGCGATCGTCGATCTCGTCGTGCTGGTGCTGTCGGGGCTCACGATCTGGAAGTCCGTGCAATTCCCGCTGCTGCGCGAACTGTTGGGTGGCTACGACAACGCGCGCGTCGTGCATTTCTGGGCGATGTGGCTGCTCGTCGCATTCTTTGTCGTACACGTCGCGATGGCGCTGCTGGTGCCGCGCTCGCTGCTCGCGATGCTGCGCGGCCGCTGACCCGCAAGCCGCGGGCTAAGGAAATCATCATGTCGGAATCCGAAACCACGCGTGGCCAGCCGCGCTGGACGCTCGACCGGAAGTCGCTCGAACTCGACGTGCGCCGCGAACTCGAGATGCCGTCGCGGCGGCTCTTCAACCGGCGCATCCTGACGCTGGGCGGCCTGACGATGCTGACCGGCTGCACGCTGAAGGACGACGCGTCGGTCGACACGTTCCTCGAGAAAGTGTCGCGCATGAACGATCGCGTGCAGGCCTGGCTGTTCAGCGGCGAACGGCTGGCGCCGACCTACACCGAAGCCGACATCACGCGGCCGTTCCCGTTCAACGCGTTCTACGGGATCGACGACGTGCCGCACGTCGATGCGTCGACGTACCGGCTCGTGCTGTCCGGCCGCGTGACGGGCAAGCGCGTGTGGACGCTCGACGAGCTGTATGCGCTGCCGCACGCGGAGCAGATTACGCGGCATATCTGCGTGGAAGGGTGGAGCGCGATCGGCCGCTGGGGCGGCACGCCGTTCGGCGCGTTCCTGGCGCGCGCGGGCGCCGATACGCGGGCGAAATACGTCGGCTTCAAGTGCGCGGACGACTATTACGAAAGCATCGACATGCCGACCGCGCTGCATCCGCAGACGCTGCTCGCGTTCGATTACGACGGCCGCCGGCTGCCGCCGGAATTCGGCTTCCCGATGAAACTGCGGATGCCGACCAAGCTCGGCTACAAGAACCCGAAGCACATCATGGAAATCTTCGTGACCGATACGTACCCGGGCGGCTACTGGGTCGATCAGGGGTACAACTGGTTCGGCGGCTCGTGACCGGCGGGCGTGCTCGCGCGGCGCGATGCGTCATGCGTCATGCGGATTCCCGCACCTGAAGCTCGACGTGCAGGCCGGCTGCCGCTGCCATGTTGACGAGCGCGTCGAGTGCGAACAGGTTGATCTTGCCGCGCATCAGGTCGGACACGCGAGGCTGCGTGACACCCAGCAGTTTCGCGGCCTGCGCCTGGCTGAGTTCAAGCTGCGCGAGACGCTGCTTGAGCGCGATCATCAGTTCGGACCGCAGCTTCATGTTCTCGGCCTCGGCCGGCTGATCTTCGATTGCGTCCCAGATGCTCGTGTAACGT
The nucleotide sequence above comes from Burkholderia pyrrocinia. Encoded proteins:
- the thiC gene encoding phosphomethylpyrimidine synthase ThiC, translated to MNANPKFLSADAHVDAAAVAPLPNSRKVYVTGSQPDIRVPMREITQADTPTGFGGEKNPPIYVYDTSGPYTDPEAKIDIRAGLPALRQRWIEARGDTEGLPGLSSQYGLERAADPATAELRFPGLHRNPRRAQAGKNVTQMHYARQGIITPEMEYIAIRENQRRAEYLESLKSSGPNGAKLAAMMGRQHPGQAFGAAAFGASAPTEITPEFVRDEIARGRAIIPANINHPESEPMIIGRNFLVKINANIGNSAVTSSIGEEVDKMTWAIRWGGDTVMDLSTGKHIHETREWIIRNSPVPIGTVPIYQALEKVNGKAEDLTWEIFRDTLIEQAEQGVDYFTIHAGVRLQYVPLTANRMTGIVSRGGSIMAKWCLAHHKESFLYEHFEDICEIMKAYDVSFSLGDGLRPGSIYDANDEAQLGELKTLGELTQIAWKHDVQVMIEGPGHVPMQLIKENMDLQLDWCKEAPFYTLGPLTTDIAPGYDHITSGIGAAMIGWFGTAMLCYVTPKEHLGLPNKDDVKEGIITYKLAAHAADLAKGHPGAQVRDNALSKARFEFRWEDQFNIGLDPDKAREFHDETLPKDSAKVAHFCSMCGPHFCSMKITQDVREFAAQQGVSETEALKKGMEVKAVEFVKTGAEIYHRQ
- a CDS encoding pentapeptide MXKDX repeat protein, which produces MKKVLIAACVAGFAMVATGAYAQNDAMSKEGSSMSKDAMGHDAMAKEGAMKKDGMKKHAMKKDAMKKDGMSHDSMGKPSDDKMAPSN
- a CDS encoding cytochrome b/b6 domain-containing protein, producing the protein MQTVPATGRAAATPPARPIHPLWVRASHWLNALAAVLMALSGWRIYDASPIYPPFVFPHGITIGGWLGGALQWHFAAMWLLVGNGLFYLTMSIATGRFARKMLPVTPASVWRDVRATLGGRLSHADLSVYNAVQRAAYLVAIVDLVVLVLSGLTIWKSVQFPLLRELLGGYDNARVVHFWAMWLLVAFFVVHVAMALLVPRSLLAMLRGR
- a CDS encoding molybdopterin-dependent oxidoreductase — translated: MSESETTRGQPRWTLDRKSLELDVRRELEMPSRRLFNRRILTLGGLTMLTGCTLKDDASVDTFLEKVSRMNDRVQAWLFSGERLAPTYTEADITRPFPFNAFYGIDDVPHVDASTYRLVLSGRVTGKRVWTLDELYALPHAEQITRHICVEGWSAIGRWGGTPFGAFLARAGADTRAKYVGFKCADDYYESIDMPTALHPQTLLAFDYDGRRLPPEFGFPMKLRMPTKLGYKNPKHIMEIFVTDTYPGGYWVDQGYNWFGGS
- a CDS encoding helix-turn-helix domain-containing protein → MTNKRYTSIWDAIEDQPAEAENMKLRSELMIALKQRLAQLELSQAQAAKLLGVTQPRVSDLMRGKINLFALDALVNMAAAAGLHVELQVRESA